The proteins below come from a single Tachypleus tridentatus isolate NWPU-2018 chromosome 13, ASM421037v1, whole genome shotgun sequence genomic window:
- the LOC143238770 gene encoding uncharacterized protein LOC143238770 isoform X2, with protein sequence MATSSPLQLAPLIIMETARLDEVHETDDPVTYAVPAGEKGKRQTPSNPRMITELTQYFQTWSCEVRK encoded by the exons ATGGCTACCTCCAGTCCTCTCCAACTGGCACCACTGATTATAATGGAAACTGCAAG GTTGGATGAAGTACATGAAACAGATGATCCTGTAACTTATGCTGTGCCAGCTGGAGAAAAGGGTAAAAGACAAACACCAAGCAACCCACGAATGATTACAGAGTTGACTCAATACTTCCAAACATGGTCGTGTGAAGTCCGAAAATAA